One part of the Triplophysa rosa linkage group LG5, Trosa_1v2, whole genome shotgun sequence genome encodes these proteins:
- the paxip1 gene encoding PAX-interacting protein 1: MSEDDLKAPEELFKDVKFYVVGDIEQKVVRLLKAGKGKEVSYNALATHIIAEDGDNPEVGESREVFDLPVVKPSWVILSVKCGDLLPVTGFSPESGQVFFGVTACLPHLSGDLNALWALITFHGGDCQLHFNKKCTHLVVPEPKGAKYECALRHSNIKIVTQQWILDCVKDKNRKDEALYHPRLTVYEAPEEEGSEYENERSSDGSYSDRRSPRSRRSSPTSSRDGSPAGRRRRSPSPKQRKPELMFDDSDDSSPEKEDRNLNWTPAEVPQPGAAKRRLQPGKETGLINLCASVPPVPGGFGVPDPRMGGPGVSLGVERPEGMGGWNPAARTLRNITNNTDTQQTSRPSNVAHLLQSLSASSKGVEHIGNQGQPGVPNQILFNPVKTQHQLPAEAQQQLLQQQHQQSHQLPQQQQQQQHPQQMAQPHAMMHLQTQLHHQQQQQQQQQQQQQQQQQPQQQPQQQQQPQQQQPQPQQGFPQMPQQSHQFLQQQMHPQMYSQQHTFQQQQMRPQQLPRPPLQQQHALQQHLQQLQQHRLQLQLQQQQQQQQQQQQQNQQHMHQQHLQQQQHFLQQQLQQQQHMQQLQQQQHMQQQLQNQQGPQHQTQTAPQPPMMTAQSHQLFGHEPGQEIPEDGFLAGCVFAIADYPEQMPDKQLLATWKRIIQVYGGTVDSALSRCTHLLCESQVSNMYVQALREGKRCVTAHWLNTVLKKKRMVPPHRTLHLPFNFPPGAKPCSQHIISVTGFVESDRDDLKLMAYLTGSRYTGYLCRSNTVLICKEPSGLKYEKAKEWRIPCVNAQWLCDILLGNFEALRQIQHSRFSQFNLPEPLAPNPHLVHNLLSAWRVPVKISPEVLASLRLQQKQKQTDASLQPPSKKPKLEELPTPSKKLPPESTPYVFFTGFEPLQAQQYIKKLYDLGGEVADSAQKCTHLVANKVTRTVKFLTAISVVKHIVTPEWLEESWKSQKFVDEQSYMLRDAEAEVLFCFCLEESLKRAHATPLFKGKYFYITPGICPSLSTMKVIVESAGGKVLSKQPTYRKIMEHKQNKNLPEIILISCDNDLHLCREYLLKNIDVHNAELILTGVLTQSLDYESYKFT, translated from the exons aTGTCGGAGGACGATTTAAAAGCACCGGAAGAGCTTTTCAAGGATGTGAAGTTCTACGTGGTGGGAGACATCGAGCAGAAG GTTGTGCGACTCCTGAAAGCGGGGAAAGGGAAAGAAGTGTCTTACAATGCACTCGCCACCCACATTATAGCAGAAGATGGAGATAATCCTGAGGTTGGAGAGTCCAGAGAGGTCTTTGACTTGCCTGTTGTGaag cCAAGTTGGGTGATACTGTCTGTAAAATGCGGTGACCTGCTACC AGTTACAGGATTTTCCCCAGAGTCTGGACAGGTATTCTTTGGTGTTACAGCTTGTCTACCGCAT CTTTCAGGGGATCTGAATGCACTTTGGGCCTTGATAACATTTCATGGAGGTGACTGTCAGCTTCATTTCAACAAGAAATGCACCCATCTGGTTGTTCCTGAACCAAAAGGG GCAAAGTATGAGTGTGCTTTGCGGCATAGCAACATTAAGATTGTAACCCAACAATGGATTTTGGACtgtgtaaaagacaaaaacaggaAGGATGAGGCTCTATATCATCCACGCCTTACAGTATACGAGGCACCTGAAGAAGAGGGTAGCGAATATGAAAATGAGAGGAGTTCTGATGGGAGCTACAGCGACAGACGGTCACCTCGCAGCCGGCGGTCCAGCCCTACATCATCCCGCGACGGTTCCCCAGCAGGCAGGCGTAGACGTTCCCCCTCACCCAAACAGCGGAAACCTGAATTGATGTTTGACGACTCAGATGACTCGTCCCCAGAAAAGGAGGATCGCAACCTGAACTGGACCCCAGCTGAGGTGCCGCAGCCTGGTGCCGCCAAGCGTCGTCTCCAGCCCGGCAAAGAAACGGGTTTGATCAATCTCTGTGCCAGTGTTCCACCTGTACCTGGAGGCTTTGGGGTGCCAGATCCTCGGATGGGCGGCCCAGGTGTGTCTCTCGGGGTGGAGAGACCGGAGGGGATGGGTGGATGGAATCCAGCTGCCAGGACACTTAGGAATATTACtaacaacacagacacacaacagaCCTCACGACCCTCCAATGTGGCACAT CTCCTTCAGAGTCTTTCGGCTTCCTCCAAAGGTGTGGAGCACATCGGAAATCAAGGTCAGCCTGGTGTTCCCAACCAGATTCTGTTTAATCCAGTCAAGACTCAACATCAACTCCCAGCCGAAGCACAGCAGCAGTTATTGCAACAGCAACACCAGCAGTCACATCAGCTAccacaacaacagcagcagcaacaacatccACAACAGATGGCTCAGCCACATGCCATGATGCATCTTCAGACGCAGCTGCACcaccagcagcagcagcagcagcagcagcaacaacaacaacaacaacaacaacaaccacaacaacaaccacaacaacaacaacaaccacaacaacaacagccacaGCCACAGCAAGGCTTCCCTCAAATGCCTCAGCAATCTCATCAGTTCCTACAGCAGCAGATGCATCCGCAGATGTACTCGCAACAGCACACATTCCAACAGCAACAAATGCGACCACAGCAGCTCCCTAGGCCGCCCTTGCAGCAGCAGCATGCGTTGCAGCAACACTTGCAGCAGTTACAGCAGCATAGGCTTCAGTTGCAgttacaacaacaacagcagcaacagcagcagcagcagcagcaaaaCCAGCAACACATGCACCAACAGCATTTGCAGCAGCAACAGCATTTCCTGCAACAGCAGCTTCAGCAGCAGCAACACATGCAGCAACTGCAGCAGCAGCAACACATGCAGCAGCAACTGCAGAACCAACAAGGTCCTCAGCATCAGACCCAGACCGCACCTCAACCTCCAATGATGACTGCACAGTCACACCAACTGTTTGGCCATGAACCAGGCCAAGAGA TTCCTGAGGATGGTTTTCTGGCTGGCTGTGTGTTTGCCATTGCTGACTATCCAGAGCAGATGCCTGATAAACAGTTACTGGCCACATGGAAAAGA ATCATTCAGGTATATGGAGGGACTGTGGACTCCGCTCTCAGTCGCTGCACTCATTTACTCTGTGAGAGTCAAGTCAGCAATATGTATGTCCAG GCTCTGAGAGAGGGAAAGCGCTGTGTGACGGCTCACTGGCTTAACACTGTTCTCAAGAAGAAAAGAATGGTCCCCCCTCACAGGACCCTTCATCTTCCCTTCAATTTCCCTCCGGGGGCAAAGCCCTGCTCGCAGCAT ATTATTTCGGTGACTGGATTCGTGGAAAGCGACCGTGATGATCTAAAGCTAATGGCCTATCTTACAGGATCCAGATACACGGGCTATCTGTGTCGAAGCAACACTGTGCTCATCTGTAAAGA ACCAAGTGGGCTGAAATATGAAAAGGCGAAGGAGTGGAGGATCCCGTGTGTAAACGCCCAATGGCTGTGCGACATTTTACTGGGAAACTTCGAAGCTCTGCGGCAAATCCAGCACAGCAGATTCTCACAGTTCAATTTGCCTGAACCGTTGGCACCCAACCCACATCTTGTGCACAATCTTCTGA GTGCTTGGCGCGTTCCTGTGAAGATCTCACCGGAAGTGTTGGCG AGCTTACGTCTGCAGCAGAAACAGAAGCAGACGGATGCTAGCCTGCAGCCGCCCAGCAAGAAGCCCAA GCTTGAAGAGTTGCCAACACCTAGTAAAAAGCTTCCCCCCGAGTCCACGCCCTACGTGTTCTTCACAGGGTTTGAACCACTACAGGCTCAGCAGTACATAAAG AAATTGTATGATCTTGGAGGTGAAGTAGCCGACAGCGCTCAGAAGTGCACTCATCTGGTTGCCAACAAAGTGACGAGAACGGTGAAGTTCCTCACTGCAATATCTGTAGTTAAGCACATAGTCACTCCCGAGTGGCTGGAGGAAAGCTGGAAAAGCCAGAAATTTGTGG ATGAGCAGAGCTATATGCTACGAGATGCAGAGGCAGAGGTGCTGTTCTGTTTCTGTCTGGAGGAGTCACTGAAGAGAGCTCACGCAACACCGCTCTTCAAG GGGAAGTATTTCTATATAACACCAGGAATCTGTCCGAGCCTCAGCACAATGAAAGTTATAGTGGAGAGCGCCGGAGGGAAAGTGCTCTCGAAGCAGCCCACCTACCGCAAGATCATGGAGCACAAGCAAAACAAG AATTTGCCGGAAATCATTCTAATATCCTGTGACAACGACCTGCATTTGTGCAGAGAGTATCTCCTGAAAAACATCG ATGTGCACAATGCTGAGCTGATATTAACAGGAGTGCTGACACAGTCTTTGGACTACGAAT CATATAAATTTACATGA